The DNA region ACGACGCCGGAGGACAGGGACCGTCGACGACCCGGACGTGCAGTAACTGCAACCAGGCCCGGGGGCGGGAACGGGACCTCGTCTGCGGGGGTGACCGGTCGGTGCAGATAGTGCTCTGCCCGGTGTGTCTAGACGCCTACCTCGACGAGGAGTGGATACACCGGGCACAGGACTGACCCGGCTGCCGGACCGCCCGCGTCGGTCGGTTCTTGCCTGTTACGTCTGGCCTGATACTGCATGGCAAAGAGGTGTTGCGCTCGGCGTCGAAGACCTGTACAATGTCAGGGGAGACCAGCCCACCGACGCCCGGACTTGTGCACGAATGGGTAGACCAGGGCATCGAGGACCGCGACGACTGGGCACGCCGCCGCCAGAAGGGCATCCCGAACGACGAGCAACTGCTCGTCATCGCGTGCATGGACGAACGCATCCCGCTGGAGGACGCCCTCGGTATCGAACTCGGGGACGCCCACGTGTTCCGGAACGCCGGCGGGAAGGTGACCGACGACGTGATCCGCAGTGCCGCGTTGACGACCAACTTCTTCGACACCGAGGAGATAATCGTCGTGAACCACACCGATTGCGGGATGATGAGCGCCCCCGACGAGACGGTCGTCGAGGGGCTCGAACACGCCTGCGGCGGCGACATCGACCGCGTCGAACTCGACCCGTCCTTGCCCGCGTTGAACATCGGTGACGCCTCGCTGGCCGAGTGGATCCGGATGACCGACGACATCGACGACGCCTGCGAGCGACAGGTCGCCTTCCTCAAGAACCACCCCTTCATCCCGGACGACGTGACGGTCCACGGGTACGTCTACGAGGTCGAGAGCGGGGCGCTCCGGCGACCTCACGAACGCCTGTCCGAGGCGGTCAACACGCGGGAGTAGGTGCCTGCGACCGGCTCACGCCGCGAGAATCCGGTCCACGATGTCCTTCGCCTGCCTGACGTGCTCGTCGGCTTCCTCGCTGCCCGTCCCCTCGACCTGTGCGAGCAGGTGCTCGACGTGGCCGACGCGTTCGCGGACGACCGAGTCTGCCAGCTCGGAGTCCGCGAGGTCGCCCGCGACCGCCTCCGCCTCGGCGATCCAGCGGCTCGCGGTCCGTTCGATGGGGAGTTCCTCGGTCGCGTGGAGGTGCTCGTAGAGGGCCCGGAGGAGCGCGTCGGTGTCGGCATCGTCCATACCGGCCACTCAGGGCTCGGTCCCCCATGATACCTCCGTCGGCCACCATAACCGTCACCCGGACTCGTGTCGAAAACGCACGACTGCTCAACCCTGAAGGCCGGCGCCCGCCGAGGAGCGACCACGATGTCGAAAGCAGCCATCATCGTACTCGCAGGCACAGAATCCCACGCCGACCTCGGTCGCGTGTTCAACGCTCTGGAAGCCGCAACGGAGTTCGCGGAGGCCGGCGACGACCTCGAACTCATCTTCGACGGCGCCGGCACCGAGTGGATCGCCGAACTGGAGGACGAGGACCACGACGCCCACGCGCTGTACAAATCGCTGGAGGAGCACGTGCAGGTCTGTGACTTCTGCGTGAGCGCCTTCGAGCAGGACGACGCTATCGAGGACGCGGGCGTCGAGCGCGTCTCGGAGTTCGACGGGCACCCGAGCGTCAGGGAACTGGTCGACGACGGCTACGAGGTCGTGACGTACTGAGCGCCGTCTTCACCAGGAATCTGTCGCCTGGCGCGACGGGGTGTCGCGGTTCGTCGGTGCCACTGCGGCGCGAAGGCCGAACACGGCCCTGAACAGTACCACCGCAGCGACGAACCGGCCCACCCACCGCAGCTGGCCGACGGTGTTGGCCAGCACCACCTCGTACTTCCCGGGGTCGACCACGAGCAGCGAAGCGCCGAGTGACCCCACGACCACGGTGAGCGCTCCAGCGGCGACGACGACGGTCGGAACCGAGAACTCGCGTCGGAACACCACGCCGAGTGCAACGAGGAGGGCCCCGGTGGGCCCGGCGACCAGGGCGAACGACGCCCACCCGACCTTCCAGAGGTCACCGCCCAGGACCGACAGCGACGGCCAGCCGAAGACGCCGAGGAGCAACTGGACCACGGCCACCGCGACCGCCACGTACGCGATGTCACCGAGTGGCCCAGCATCGAACGGAAGGTAGCCCTCCTTCGCGGGCTCGGTGGTACTCGAGACGCCGACCCGTTCCCACAGCCCGCCGTCGCGGTCGCTGGCGAGGTCCGGCCGTCCCGCCAGACACCGTGTCAGGACGACGAAGACCCCCAGTGCCGTGACCACCGTCGGGCCGTATATCCACGCCAGCGTGGCCAGGCCAACGGTCGGGGCCGATTGCAGTGTGATGGTGATGACAGCAGCCAGCACGACGAGACTTGCCCCGACCAGGAACAGGCGGTTCGCCGGACTGGACACAGCCCCGGAGGAGGGAGGTCGGCTGAGGAGCCCACCGACGAGACAGAAGAGTGCGAGTGTCAGGACCGTGTTCGTCCCGAAGCCGGTGAAGACCATATCCGGGGACAGACCGAGGCCGAGCACGAGACTCTGGGTGACACGGGCGCCGAGCGAGCCGACGAACAGCACCAGACCAGCGAGCGCGACGCTGGGGAGGACCGGTCGATGGGCGGACGTGTTCATAATCTGCCAGTCCCACAGAGGAATGAAAGTTGTTCCGGTGCCAGTGCCGGAGGCGGGTCAGCCGTGGACGCGCTCGCCGGCCTTGAACACCGTCTCCACCACGTTCGTCCCGTACTGGTAGGGGACGTGGCGGGAGTACGGGGCGTCGAGAATCGTGATGTCGGCGGGTGCCCCCTCGCGCAGGGTCCCGTGCCTGGCGGGCAGGTCGAGGGCGGCCGCCGCGTTCGTCGTGCTCGCCCGGAGCGCCTCGGCCGGCGTCATGCCCATGCCGACGCAGGCCAGCGACTGGGCGAAGCCCATGCTGTGGCTGTGACAGTTCGGGTTGAAGTCGGTCGCGATGGCGACCGGGGCGCCACGCTCCAGCATCAGCTGGGCGTCGGCGTACTCCTCGCCGAGGCCGAAGGCGGTGCCCGGCAGCAGGACGGGGACGACCCCGGCCTCGACCAGCGCGTCCACGTCGTCCTCGGTCGAGTAGAGCAGGTGGTCGGCGCTGGTCGCGCCGATCTGGGCGGCGAGTTCGGTCCCGCCGATGTGGGCCAGCTCCTCGGCGTGGACCTTCGGCGTGAGACCGTGGTCGCGCCCGACCTTGAGGATACGCCGGGACTGTTCGACCGAGAAGACGCCCTCCTCGCAGAACACGTCACAGAACGTCGCGATGCCCTGGTCGGCGACCGCGGGAATCTGCTCCTCGCAGACCTCCTCGACGTACTCACGGGTGTCCATCCCCTGCGGGACGGCGTGGGCGCCCATGAACGTCGGAATCACGTCGACGGGGTGCTGCTCGTCGGCACGGCCGATGACCCGCAGCATCCGGAGTTCGGTCTCGGTGTCGAGGCCGTAGCCGGACTTCACCTCGACGGTGGTGGTGCCGTGCTCGAGCATCACGTCGAGGTGGGACATGAGGTTCGCGAGCAGGGTATCCTCGTCGGCCTGCCGGACCGCCTCGACGGTCCGGAGGATACCACCGCCCTCGGCGAGTATCTCCTGGTAGGTCTGCCCGCGGAGCTTGGCCTCGAACTCGTCGGAACGGTCCCCGGCGAACAGGGCGTGGGTGTGCGGGTCGACGAAGCCCGGGACCACGGCCTGTCCGGCCGCGTCGTAGCTCTCGTCCGCACTCGACGGCGGGTGCTCGCTGGTCACCGCGTCGGTGTCGCCGACGGCGACGACCTCGCCATCCGCGACCGCGACGGCCGCGTTGTGGACGAACTCCATCGGTTCGTCGGTGCCGGGCCCGACCGCCAGTTCCTCGATGTCGTAGACGACGAGGTCGGTCACGCCGACCACCCCGCGAGGAAGTGGGCGACGGCCCTGGCGGCCGCGTCGACCGTCACCCCGTTGCGGTCCAGCGGCGGCGCGGTCTCGACCACCTCGAAGCCAGCCACCCGGTCGTCGCTCGCGGCCAGCCGGAGCATGCGGTAGAGTTCGCGCGTTGTGATGCCGCCGGGGGTCGGCGCGCTCGCGCCGGGCGCGAGGGCCGCATCCAGCACGTCCACGTCGACCGAGACGTACAGGTGGTCCACGTCACCCAGCGAGTTCAGTGCCCTGTCGACGCAATCGACCGGGTCGTCGCCGACCTCCTCGGCGACGCGGACCTCGGCCTCTTTCTCGCGGACGAAGTCGTCGTAGGCACTGGAGGTCTCGAAGTGACGGGCGCCGACGCAGGCGTAGGATTCGAGCCCCTTCTCGAACAGCTGGCGGTACGGGGTGCCACTCGTCGGGCCGTCCTCGGGCACCTCGCGGCAGTCCAGATGGGCGTCGAAGTTCAGGACGCCCACGGACCCCGAGTCGAGGAGCGGGCTGGCGTTCGGGACCGTCAGGGAGTTGTCGCCGCCGAGGAACACCGGGAGCGCGTCGGTCTCGTGGACCGCCGCGGTCGTGTCGGCGAGGATGTCCTGCACCATCGCCACGCCCCCGCTCGGGATGGCCACGTCGCCCAGGTCGCCGACGCTTCCGACCGGGCCGGCGTCGAAGTGGTGCGTCTTCACGCCCGCGAGGGACTCGCGGATGGCCCTTGGACCGTCGGCTGCGCCCTTGCGGCCGATGACCGCGCCGTCGTAGGGTTCGCCGACGAGGACCGCGTCGTACTCGCTCGCGGTGTCGAGCGTGGCCGGTTCGACCACGTGCCCGAACTGCTCGTCGTTCGGGTCGCTGGACGTGCCCTGCCACGTCGGTGGGTCTGTGAAGGTCGTCATTCGTCCTCTCGCATCGGCACCCGGACGTTCGAAACTGTCGCTTCGTCCAGCGCCTCCTCGTAGCCGGCGTCGGCGTGGCGGATGACGCCCATGCCGGGGTCGGTGGTGTAGACGCGCTTCGCCTTCTCGGCGGCGAGGTCCGACCCGTCGAGGACGACGTGGTTGTTCGTGTGCAGCGAGTTCCCGATGCCGACCCCGCCGCCGTCGTGGACCGACACGATGTCCGCGCCGGAGGCGGTGTTGAGCAGGGCGTTCAGGATGGGCCAGTCCGCGACCGCGTCGGAGCCGTCCTGCATGGCCTCCGTCTCGCGGTTCGGGGAGGCCACGGAGCCGGCGTCGAGGTGGTCGCGGGTGACCACGACCGGGGCCGAGATCTCGCCCTCGGCGACGAGTTCGTTGATTTTGAGGGCGAACTTCGCGCGCTCGGTCAGGCCGTCGTCGTCCGTCGAGTAGCCCAGCCAGCAGACCCGGCTCGGCAGCCCCTGGAAGTGGACCTGCTCCTGTGCGAGGTCGATCCAGCGGTGGAGGTGCTCCTTCTCGGGGAACAGTTCCTTGACTGCCTCGTCGGTCCGGTGGATGTCGGCGGGGTCACCAGAGAGCGCGGCCCAGCGGAACGGGCCCTTGCCCCGGCAGAACAGCGGCCGGATGTAGGCCGGGACGAAACCGGGGAAGTCGAAGGCATCCTCGCGGCCCTTGTACTCCTTGACCTGCCCGCGGATGTTGTTGCCGTACTCGAAG from Haloarchaeobius amylolyticus includes:
- a CDS encoding DsrE family protein; translation: MSKAAIIVLAGTESHADLGRVFNALEAATEFAEAGDDLELIFDGAGTEWIAELEDEDHDAHALYKSLEEHVQVCDFCVSAFEQDDAIEDAGVERVSEFDGHPSVRELVDDGYEVVTY
- the hutG gene encoding formimidoylglutamase, which codes for MTTFTDPPTWQGTSSDPNDEQFGHVVEPATLDTASEYDAVLVGEPYDGAVIGRKGAADGPRAIRESLAGVKTHHFDAGPVGSVGDLGDVAIPSGGVAMVQDILADTTAAVHETDALPVFLGGDNSLTVPNASPLLDSGSVGVLNFDAHLDCREVPEDGPTSGTPYRQLFEKGLESYACVGARHFETSSAYDDFVREKEAEVRVAEEVGDDPVDCVDRALNSLGDVDHLYVSVDVDVLDAALAPGASAPTPGGITTRELYRMLRLAASDDRVAGFEVVETAPPLDRNGVTVDAAARAVAHFLAGWSA
- a CDS encoding beta-class carbonic anhydrase yields the protein MSGETSPPTPGLVHEWVDQGIEDRDDWARRRQKGIPNDEQLLVIACMDERIPLEDALGIELGDAHVFRNAGGKVTDDVIRSAALTTNFFDTEEIIVVNHTDCGMMSAPDETVVEGLEHACGGDIDRVELDPSLPALNIGDASLAEWIRMTDDIDDACERQVAFLKNHPFIPDDVTVHGYVYEVESGALRRPHERLSEAVNTRE
- the hutI gene encoding imidazolonepropionase, with the translated sequence MEFVHNAAVAVADGEVVAVGDTDAVTSEHPPSSADESYDAAGQAVVPGFVDPHTHALFAGDRSDEFEAKLRGQTYQEILAEGGGILRTVEAVRQADEDTLLANLMSHLDVMLEHGTTTVEVKSGYGLDTETELRMLRVIGRADEQHPVDVIPTFMGAHAVPQGMDTREYVEEVCEEQIPAVADQGIATFCDVFCEEGVFSVEQSRRILKVGRDHGLTPKVHAEELAHIGGTELAAQIGATSADHLLYSTEDDVDALVEAGVVPVLLPGTAFGLGEEYADAQLMLERGAPVAIATDFNPNCHSHSMGFAQSLACVGMGMTPAEALRASTTNAAAALDLPARHGTLREGAPADITILDAPYSRHVPYQYGTNVVETVFKAGERVHG